AGGCAGCCAAGAAAAAGCAAAAGCAGACCCAGGTTAAAGAAATTAAGTTTCGCCCCGGTACTGATATTGGTGATTATAATATTAAGTTACGTAATCTCAAGCGCTTCCTAGGTGAAGGCGATAAGGCCAAGGTGACATTACGTTTTCGTGGTCGTGAAATGGCTCACCAGGGGCTGGGTTTACAGCTATTGCAACGTGTAGCTAAAGATTTGGAAGAACACGGCGCGGTTGAGCAGCATCCCAAGAGTGAAGGTCGCCTGATGACTATGGTCATAGCGCCAAAAAAATAGTTTATTGTTTTTTTAATTGTAGTGTTTATCGAGGAGTTATCGATG
This sequence is a window from Gammaproteobacteria bacterium. Protein-coding genes within it:
- the infC gene encoding translation initiation factor IF-3, which produces MAVDKRTRLNETITSPNVRLIGVDGEQVGILAIADALSYAKENSMDLVEIVPNSEPPVCRAMDYGKSIFEASKKRQAAKKKQKQTQVKEIKFRPGTDIGDYNIKLRNLKRFLGEGDKAKVTLRFRGREMAHQGLGLQLLQRVAKDLEEHGAVEQHPKSEGRLMTMVIAPKK